The sequence TGAACCACTTGTATATATGCCTTGCTAATAGAGTAATgtataatgtaacaaattaacggatataaaaattattaccaGACTCATAAGACTGTTGACAACGGACTGTAATACTCCCACCAACAGCACCATAAGAAGAGCGGTTACGTTGAGGGCGCACGGCACTGCGTCAGGCTGgcaacataaattattacaggTAGGTAGTTTGTCAAAGTAACTTACCTAGAGTACTACAAAACAGTTGATGGATTGCGAGAATTGTTTGCTTTTGTGAGCTTTTTGCGATCGTAATCTTTATGCCTTACTGGTAAAGTCCATTGTTAGTGTATTTCTTTATATAGTAACTGAACTCTTTATTGCTTCCAGAGACAAATCAGAACGTTAAACAGGTTTCAcatgattttaatatgtaatatattttttaacaggcTAAAGTATCATAACGACCaaagattaaaaatttaaatacttgtcCCCTTACATCTGGTTCGACAGGATTTTCTATACCTAGCCGTAAGACCCCGCATACTGTCAGGTTGGTACCTTCCCCTGTTTCAATCATACTGACAAACTGATTCAGTATCGTCGGAAGCCACACTGCGAAGGCTCCAATTCTGAAAAATCACGTTTCATTAGCAGCAAAATGTTCCACGGGTCCATTAAAATTCATTAGATGAGTTTGAATAATATTGCTATGTAGATGGAATCCATTTTGATCTTTGGCTAGCGCCACGTCCAATATCCATGGTGCAACAATTTCTGGGGTGAATTTTCGCGAGGGGCGGAGCGAGGGCTGCTACCTTAACCGCTATAGTTAGAAGGAAATTTTCTTAGGAGAATgtctattatttttgaatacgtAAGGTACATtcatagattttgaaaaatgcCCGTTTCAAAAATCGACCCTATCTACTGAGCTTAACAGTTTGATTTTCATCATTCTGGATAGCGTAACGTTAATATACCCTAAGATCAGTTAATTCAACATACTTGGTAAGTCGTCTCGCCAGCcgtaaacgttttttttttgtttttaggcAGATTAATGTTGGCCTATAGCGAAAAACgcatttagataatattatgttgcatGAAAGTAAAGCTTTGTTTTAGGAACGATGTCCTGATGATTAAAATCCCTTCAACTAAATCTGGATAAGTTATATGAAAGGCCGAGTAGGCCTCTAGGTCAGTGTGATTGATTTGTGTCAATAAAACTTCATACTGTTGAAAGACGAATAGTGACATCATTACGAGTGTGTATTTGAGAAGTGGCGCCTGGAACAGCGGTACTATCTGATCCTTTGCCGATGATTGCTCTTCGCTTTTCTTATCTAAATTTACTGCCAGGCTCTTTAcctgaaatacaaaatagtatCTAGGTAAgtacaaagaaattataaacattaatagcTCTCAATTAATTAAACCTTTGAATTACATAATGTAAGatgttttgtattgaaatattatgaacGCTAGCTTAAGAACGAATGACTAGACGGCTGTAAAGAGATGAAACCAGTGCATCATAGCGCATTCTAGGTCTATTTTGATACGGCCACtgtaaagtgactccactgcacctaatggtatgTGGAGTAaggaccaatagaatgtcgactgatgagagaagattacccttcgacagtggatacaattatgccagccatACATATTTCAATcctctaataatattatttggatCATATTTCTGTACACAATATCAATCAATAGTTATCAAAACATatcgttttttaaaaacaaagataCATATTGTCTTACCGGATATTCTGCACGAGATCTCATGTTATTCACTCTGTGAATTGCGATTATATGTTGCAAAGCCTGTTCCCTGTCTCCCTTAGTGTAGACAAATTTGGGGCTTTCTTGCATGAAGTATAAGCAGATTGCTGCGACAATGCTCGGCAGAGAGTACACGATGACGAGCGTCCGCCAAGAATTCCAGTAGACGCCCAATGTCGGGAGGTAGTTAGAGAAGCTCAGAGGGATGATGGGTATGGCCAAAACTAATTCAgatagttaaatttattaaaaccacCGGACCAAAAAAACTAAGTTTTCAAAcacttgatttttattaatttcttcttACCTGCCATTACACCCTGTGAAAGCAGAAAGATACTGGTAACTAACAGGACTACCATGTTACGCCTTACCATCGGGACGCTCTCACATAATAAAGCCATGAACATCGTATATATACCGGAGGCACTGAAAACAAAGAGCGTGGTTAGAAACTTAGATCATGTGTAGAAGGCTGAAAGCGCATGTCGCTTTTATATGGGAGgcatggtgtgacacagcgttccCGCACAACTGCGCACGTGCACATAtatagctgcgcaagtgtgtgtccCTACGTCATGGGTAGATATAAGGCGAAATATTATACTTGACTAAACTCATAGCTAGTTTCTTATATGAgacaaaaattccagactcaggctGATACTGTCCAGATAAACCCAATATCCACATTGCCTGacctgagattttttttaacccgGGATCTCAGAATGGTGTCGTATCGTGCAAGCACATACAGGTACTATAAATTAGAAAACACATTTAGTAACTAGAAAAGGAATTACAAATATAGAATCTACATAACTActatattcttaaataataatacaagtaaatctatatttttacacTTGCTCCTCGACGCTGGGCCAATGGCCTTTATCTGGCCTTTAATGGTCTCTAATCcgccacgctagcctagtgcaggTTTTTTTGTATTGGACCCAGCAGTTAACCGGGGgtaacctgcgaatgggatactggaatccttagcgactgcagggacatggaggaaagttgggaggggatatttGGAAAAGGAAGGGTGAAGTAGAAGAAAGCCTCTTAGAAGGAGAGGataaggccaggaaatgttcacgaaccctcatagacctcaatgtgaaatGAGTGCCTAGGGTCGCGATAAACTTCCTCCCCTGTACTGGCCTCCATTAAGTgcgaagaccgagcgcacaagaattggcTTGGATATGCAGGTTGATAGTTAATAAATCttcaaaactaaaaattttgttgtttgtatTGGAAGTTAAAATCCCTCCCCTGGATAATGTTGAAGTGCAGGACTGAATTATTCAATAGCTTTTAGACAGATTGTATTCGTCTTTGGGTTTTGATTAGTGATTATGTACTTTATGTTATCCACAGATAGTTCTGAATTCAGTTATATATTTGAAGGTCTTTATCAAGATTTCATATCTCACGtgggaaatatgtttttatcaataaacagaGTTATCGTTTATCTTAGTTGTAACTGATACTAGATAATATTTGAGTTCTAGTACGTGTGTTTTAGGTGCATTTTTAGATCTTTTGATgccataatgtttttgtttattctttgaCAATTGAAGACAACTAAAATATGATGGAAATGAAAATCTCACCATAGTCTCTTACCACGGTAACTCTCGGTTTATGTTTAGTCGGTGTACATCCAGAGATAGGCCGGCATGATTCTAGAGTTCACAGAGCGACATAATGTCGATGGTTTATTACTTTTGGAATCAGTATACAACCGTTTCCAACAGTCTATCACTCTctggttttgttttataaataaacttactgACGATAATTAAATCTATTGACAATGGGACATCATTTAATGTACTAGAAGTGGAAGATACCATAAACTAAGGTACccaatatttgttttacttttatgaataCGACGTGATGGAGAGGTGGGATTACTTATCTCAAGATATGATtacttatctaaaaatattcaaagcttGAAGTCATAGGTAGATAAATCCCCGATATTTTGAATAGCTATATA is a genomic window of Manduca sexta isolate Smith_Timp_Sample1 unplaced genomic scaffold, JHU_Msex_v1.0 HiC_scaffold_3562, whole genome shotgun sequence containing:
- the LOC119193048 gene encoding sugar transporter ERD6-like 2; the protein is MLMYSLLGAAKINASASISVNWIMLMLLQFVAAIFASGIYTMFMALLCESVPMVRRNMVVLLVTSIFLLSQGVMAVLAIPIIPLSFSNYLPTLGVYWNSWRTLVIVYSLPSIVAAICLYFMQESPKFVYTKGDREQALQHIIAIHRVNNMRSRAEYPVKSLAVNLDKKSEEQSSAKDQIVPLFQAPLLKYTLVMMSLFVFQQIGAFAVWLPTILNQFVSMIETGEGTNLTVCGVLRLGIENPVEPDPDAVPCALNVTALLMVLLVGVLQSVVNSLMSLVVNRVGRRNLVMMISSVCGVCGIIMNVVPNAYGSIALFGIFLVGIIVIGLYTAVIVALFPTNLRALAIALPMMCGRIVTFAVVQILNVLFSTNCDAGFYVFATVYASSAIVASFLPDDRKLASPVAPSQKGINKDRRNITK